In Gimesia chilikensis, the DNA window AACCTTCCCTGACAGTAGCAGGTGATTGCGTTTTCCAATTTGCGGTAGAATAGCCCAGCCGGTTCCAGATTCATCAGCGACATTCTGGGGCGTGTGACCATTTTGTGAATGAGCAGCTACCGCTTTCTTCCATTTGACATTCTGCTTCCCCACCATCAATTGCACTGCGTTGACCACGAGGTTCCCATTCCCAGCACGTCCCGGCCCCTTGCGAGGAAGAGAAGGATCAGGCAACAGCTCCAGTTTCAGTGCCACGGGACCTGTGACAGGAATCAGGCTGTCTTTGATTTCCAGCACATATTCATCCTTATCCGGATTCTTGCCACTGGCCAAAATCGAGCCATCTTCGAGCACTTTTAGTTTCGCCCCACCTGTTGAGCTTACTTCCTGAGGCTTGAGCAGTGTCCAGCGATCAAAATCGGCCTGGACCTGTTGTTCCCACTCCTGTCGGGCGGCGGTTAATTCGGTGGTTTCCCGATTATAATTCTGTTCTGCCTGTTTGATTGCAGCCTCTAACTCTTTTGAGAGGCGAGCCTGTTCCTCAGTCGGTACCGGCAATTGTTCGATGTGCCGGGCACCACGGACAATCCCCTGCTCTTTAATGTCCGCAAAAAAAGCAGCGAAGCGATAAAAGTCTTTCGTCGTAAAAGGGTCAAATTTGTGATCGTGGCATTCCGCACACCCGACCGTAGAACCGAGCCAGACGGAGCCCGTCGTACGGACTCGATCGGCAGAATATTTCGCCAGGTATTCCTTAGGTTGCACTCCCCCTTCTCCAGAAGCGCGATTCAACCGGTTATACGTCGAAGCCACCTTCTGCCAGAGGTCAGCTTCAGGCAGCAGGTCCCCTGCCAGTTGCTCAATCGTAAATTGATCGAAGGGTTTATTACTGTTGAATGCGTTGATGACATAATCCCGATACGGGGACACGCTTCTCACCTGATCGCCGTGGTAACCCAGCGTATCTGCATAACGGACCAGATCCAGCCAGTAGAGTGCCAGTCGCTCACCATAATGGGGAGAATCCAGATAGTCATTCACAAGTTTTTCGTACGCCACGTCTCCTGGATGCGCAGGATAGGCTGCTACCACCGACGGATCGGGAGGCAGTCCGGTTAGATCAAAAGAGAGGCGGCGGACCAGTGTTCTCGGCTCCGCCTCAGGCGAAGGAGCAAACCCATTGTCCTTGAGTTGTTGCTGGATGAAAGCGTCAATCGGATGCAGATTCTGCTTCTCTTTCAGCTCAGGCACTGCAGGCTTTACCAGGGGTGTCAGGGACCAGTGCCGCTGGTAGGCTGCCCCCTGATTGATCCACTTCCGCAGCAGCTCAATTTCAGCCTTACTCAGTGGCTTGCCATGCTCAGCCGGGGGCATCACCAGACTTTCATCGCTGGCAGTGATACGGTGGATCAGTTCGCTCTCATCGGCCTTACCGGCGACTATCGCCCGCGTTCCTCCCAGGTCACGCAGTGCAGAATCACGATCATCCAGACGCAGATCGGCTTCCCGTGTTTTCTCATCCGGGCCATGGCAGGCAAAGCATTTGTCCGAAAGTATCGGTCTGATATCCCGATTGAACTGTATCGGGATCTCCCCCCAGACGGGCCTGATGATCAGGCAGAAACAGAAAACAGACGCGAGCCCGAGTCTCATTGATTACCTCTCCCACACAGGACGAACACCCTGGGCTGCTCTCTCAGCTGTAACTCGTGCTTGAGGATTCTGAGCTCATTCTTTCCGGTAGAAATCAGGAGGGCATGAGTCTGCAGAAGTTACAGCTGACTAAAGGAATTCAGGCAGGCAAGGATGCTGATCTGGACATTAGTAAAACAAACGAAACAGCATTAAACCTATAGTGTAGGTTGTGCTCAGACCACCTGCAAGCAGATCTCGTCAATCTGGCGACGTATGCTCTCTCGGGAAGCAAGCGTAACCAGGAACGGGGCTCGTCTTAACTGATAATGTCGTGGATTACTTCACCATAATCCCGTTCCAGACGCTGTCTGCCGGGATAGTTGAGCCGGGTCGTATCCAGGCCCATCTGATGTAATACCGTGGCATGCAGGTCGGTCACATAGTGCCTGTCTTCAACAGCGTGGAACCCAAGTTCATCTGTCGAACCATGAATGTGCCCGCCTTTAATTCCACCACCGGCCATC includes these proteins:
- a CDS encoding PSD1 and planctomycete cytochrome C domain-containing protein translates to MRLGLASVFCFCLIIRPVWGEIPIQFNRDIRPILSDKCFACHGPDEKTREADLRLDDRDSALRDLGGTRAIVAGKADESELIHRITASDESLVMPPAEHGKPLSKAEIELLRKWINQGAAYQRHWSLTPLVKPAVPELKEKQNLHPIDAFIQQQLKDNGFAPSPEAEPRTLVRRLSFDLTGLPPDPSVVAAYPAHPGDVAYEKLVNDYLDSPHYGERLALYWLDLVRYADTLGYHGDQVRSVSPYRDYVINAFNSNKPFDQFTIEQLAGDLLPEADLWQKVASTYNRLNRASGEGGVQPKEYLAKYSADRVRTTGSVWLGSTVGCAECHDHKFDPFTTKDFYRFAAFFADIKEQGIVRGARHIEQLPVPTEEQARLSKELEAAIKQAEQNYNRETTELTAARQEWEQQVQADFDRWTLLKPQEVSSTGGAKLKVLEDGSILASGKNPDKDEYVLEIKDSLIPVTGPVALKLELLPDPSLPRKGPGRAGNGNLVVNAVQLMVGKQNVKWKKAVAAHSQNGHTPQNVADESGTGWAILPQIGKRNHLLLSGKVADSSEKQPGEGTPSCQIRIIQRHGNGHNLGRFRLFISSDPSVIQSGFALSDEIQKVLKVKTEARSAEQQKQLDTAFRESTPLLKESREQLARLRQQQEQLKNQIVTTLATTATTPRTMRVLPRGNWMDDSGEVVDPGVPHFLAPLDLPENQRATRLDLARWMTSRENPLVARTFVNRLWMLLFGQGLARTVDDLGSQGEMPTHPELLDWLACEFIDSGWDVKHMVRLMVTSHTYRQSSAWTAALRERDPYNRMYARQSRWRLEAEMIRDNALQVSGLLNLQIGGESAKPYQPAGYWAQLNFPKRTYQSDKGDQQYRRGLYTHWQRTFLHPSLLAFDAPAREECTAQRSRSNTPLQSLVLLNDPTFVEAARVLATRVIQEYPEKQFDSQLKWLMQQALMREPRQDEIKLLKRLYEEDLQAYRQSPKAAVEILSVGLNPTPEKIDQAELAAWTSVSRAVLNLHEMITRY